One region of Chryseobacterium muglaense genomic DNA includes:
- the purB gene encoding adenylosuccinate lyase: MNSYKNPLEERYSSEEMLFNFSHNNKFQNWRKLWIALAEIEKDLGLEITDEQIAELKANVDNIDYDKAAEYEKKFRHDVMAHVHAYGDVAPSAKGIIHLGATSAFVGDNTDLIQIRDGLLILKKKLVNVMKNLSDFAIQYKDLPTLGFTHFQPAQLTTVGKRATLWLQSLVLDIEELDFFLETLRFRGVKGTTGTAASFLELFNGDYSKVKHLDKELSKRFGFEKVFGVSGQTYDRKIDAKVVALLGNIAQSAHKFTNDLRLLQNLKEVEEPFEKNQIGSSAMAYKRNPMRSERIGALAKYVMSLTTSSAMVASTQWFERTLDDSANKRLTIPQAFLAVDAILLIWNNIMNGIVVYPNRINKHIMEELPFMATEYIIMEEVKAGGDRQEIHEVIRVHSMEASKKVKEEGKENDLIERILNDDSLKLDKSKLKEVLDPKNFIGFAPIQTEEFIANEVQPIIDANKELIGLEADLKV, from the coding sequence ATGAATTCCTACAAAAATCCGTTGGAAGAGCGCTACTCCAGTGAAGAAATGTTATTTAACTTTTCTCATAACAACAAATTCCAGAATTGGAGAAAACTTTGGATTGCTCTTGCTGAAATCGAAAAAGACCTAGGTCTTGAAATTACAGACGAGCAAATTGCTGAGTTGAAAGCGAATGTTGATAATATCGATTACGATAAAGCGGCAGAGTATGAGAAAAAATTCCGTCATGATGTGATGGCTCACGTTCACGCTTATGGTGATGTTGCGCCTTCTGCAAAAGGAATTATCCACTTAGGAGCAACTTCAGCGTTTGTAGGAGACAATACAGATTTAATTCAAATTCGTGATGGACTTTTAATTTTAAAGAAAAAGTTGGTGAACGTGATGAAAAATCTTTCTGATTTTGCTATTCAATACAAAGACTTACCAACTCTAGGATTTACACATTTCCAACCGGCTCAGTTAACGACTGTTGGAAAAAGAGCAACACTTTGGTTACAAAGTTTGGTTCTTGACATCGAAGAGCTTGATTTCTTCCTAGAAACTTTACGTTTCAGAGGGGTAAAAGGAACAACAGGAACTGCTGCAAGTTTCTTGGAACTTTTCAACGGTGATTATTCTAAAGTGAAGCACTTAGATAAAGAATTGTCTAAAAGATTCGGTTTCGAAAAAGTTTTCGGAGTTTCAGGACAGACTTACGATAGAAAAATTGATGCTAAAGTAGTGGCCTTATTAGGAAATATTGCTCAATCTGCACATAAATTTACAAACGATTTACGTTTACTTCAAAATCTTAAGGAAGTTGAAGAACCATTCGAGAAAAACCAAATCGGTTCATCTGCAATGGCTTACAAACGTAATCCAATGAGAAGCGAAAGAATTGGAGCATTAGCAAAATACGTAATGTCTTTAACGACAAGTTCTGCGATGGTGGCTTCTACACAATGGTTTGAAAGAACTTTGGACGATTCTGCAAACAAAAGATTAACGATTCCTCAAGCGTTTTTAGCAGTTGATGCTATTCTATTAATTTGGAATAACATTATGAATGGAATTGTTGTTTATCCAAACAGAATCAACAAACATATTATGGAAGAGCTTCCTTTCATGGCGACAGAATACATCATCATGGAAGAAGTGAAAGCTGGCGGAGACCGTCAGGAAATTCACGAAGTGATTAGAGTTCATTCGATGGAAGCGTCTAAGAAAGTAAAAGAAGAAGGTAAAGAAAACGACCTTATCGAAAGAATCTTAAACGACGATTCATTAAAGCTTGACAAATCAAAATTAAAAGAAGTTCTAGACCCGAAAAATTTCATTGGTTTTGCACCAATTCAGACGGAAGAATTCATTGCCAATGAAGTTCAGCCGATTATTGACGCAAACAAAGAACTGATTGGTCTGGAAGCTGACCTTAAAGTATAA
- a CDS encoding SRPBCC domain-containing protein produces the protein MEILKFEIKINASPEKIWTVLWDDMHYRQWTSAFTKGSFYVGTWDEDSIIKFFDPNNNGMYSRVLKNDPNKEMTFLHLGEIYDGIEVPQDWGDATESYVLEETEEETILKATIKSSPEFKDFFEEKFPAALQNVKNLAENQL, from the coding sequence ATGGAAATTTTAAAATTTGAAATAAAAATCAACGCAAGTCCGGAAAAAATATGGACGGTTCTTTGGGATGACATGCATTACAGACAATGGACTTCAGCGTTTACAAAAGGGTCTTTTTATGTAGGAACCTGGGATGAGGATAGCATTATTAAATTTTTTGATCCAAATAACAACGGAATGTACAGCCGTGTTTTGAAAAATGACCCCAATAAAGAGATGACTTTTCTGCATTTGGGGGAAATTTACGATGGTATAGAAGTTCCGCAAGATTGGGGTGATGCCACAGAATCTTATGTTTTAGAGGAAACAGAAGAGGAAACGATATTAAAAGCAACTATAAAGTCCTCACCAGAATTTAAAGACTTTTTCGAAGAAAAATTCCCTGCGGCACTTCAGAATGTGAAGAACCTTGCTGAAAATCAATTGTAA
- a CDS encoding SRPBCC family protein, translated as MENLSYDIIIDAPKEKIWNVLWTPETYSEWTKFFNPKSTSLMKSDWKVGGKTYFTNTEGEGMVSTIDSLEKPDQIVFKHLGMVDKDGNEDTQSKEVMEWNGSFEKYFLISLDDGTVKLQAEVQAESEWKDHMNEGFTKGLQIVKNLSESK; from the coding sequence ATGGAAAATTTATCATACGACATCATCATTGATGCTCCAAAAGAAAAAATATGGAATGTTTTATGGACTCCCGAAACGTACAGTGAATGGACGAAATTTTTCAATCCTAAATCCACTTCATTGATGAAATCAGATTGGAAAGTGGGTGGAAAAACCTATTTTACAAATACAGAAGGTGAAGGGATGGTTTCTACAATTGACAGTCTTGAAAAGCCTGATCAGATTGTTTTTAAACATCTAGGAATGGTAGATAAAGACGGAAATGAAGATACTCAAAGCAAAGAAGTGATGGAGTGGAACGGTTCTTTTGAAAAATATTTCCTCATTTCGCTTGATGATGGAACGGTAAAACTTCAGGCAGAAGTTCAGGCCGAAAGCGAATGGAAAGATCACATGAATGAAGGTTTTACCAAAGGTTTACAAATCGTAAAAAATCTTTCTGAATCTAAATAA
- a CDS encoding phosphoribosylformylglycinamidine synthase, which produces MNKRIFVEKRGVFDVESPKIFDEVKAVVPSIQSVKVYNVYDIFGLNDGEFEKVVNSTFVDPVTDILIEENPAQGTHFALEFLPGQYDQRADSAQQCIALLTGNEKSKVRSGKLIEFEGVSESDLGKIKDLLINKVESQEKDLSTLNIPAEETPSKVIIHEGFINFDDAHLEEFFNNHGFALGLDDLKFIQEYFKTEQRNPTETELKVLDTYWSDHCRHTTFETELSNIEFEGQFKHTLETIFNDYIEKRKFLGRELKPISLMDLATVCGRYFSKTGKLDNLVVSDEINACTIQIEAEYDGKKEPWYLLFKNETHNHPTEIEPFGGASTCLGGAIRDPLSGRSFVFQAMRLTGAADVLESVDKTLPGKLPQKTITKQAANGYSSYGNQIGLATTMVSEIYDEGYKAKRMEVGFVAGAVPVDWVRREKPEAGDSIIILGGATGRDGVGGASGSSKEQDETSIHTMSSEVQKGNAVEERKIQRLFRNPEVTRLIKKSNDFGAGGVSVAIGEIADSLEVNLDVLPLKYEGLNGTELAISESQERMAVVVEPKDKEQFIKFCEAENIVAVEVAKVTDSGRMQMFWKGDKIVDLSREFLDTNGCSKNQEVKITHLNEVKEETPAFNEENFLKILSDKNVASQKGLLEMFDSSIGATTVAMPLGGKYQQTLMEGSVQTLPILGAKNIETVSLASWGFDAEISKQNSLLGASYAVVESVAKIVAMGGDYKNIRFSFQEYFEKLGQNPEKWGKPLASLLGAYDAQINFGLAAIGGKDSMSGTYQDLNVPPTLISFACANGEKKNIISPEFKQAGNKLYFFNHIPQENGLPNYDKLKDVYELIFENIKAGKVVSVKTVKEGGVAVALAKMSFGNRLGAEINVADENVLLAKNIGSLIIESTEELSSVELQLIGEVENSNILKISNLDFNIEKLLEANTKTFENLFSTVEKEKIVVELDSKLNSINPRNIQIKKHGIAQPRVFAPVFPGTNCEYDTLNAFQKEGAIVSSLPLININHQLLDESIDAWVEEIKQSQILAFSGGFSAGDEPDGSAKFIVNVLKNEKMRNAVHELLDRDGMIIGICNGFQALVKSGLLPYGRIKDLDENSPTLAHNAIRRHISQMVNVKVLNDESPWLKGMKDQVFTIPISHGEGRFMASEEEIQKLYENGQIATQYLDLDGNIAHGMPFNPNNSLFGIEGITSPCGKIYGRMGHPERFAEGLMKNIPTANYHNIFKNGVEYFK; this is translated from the coding sequence ATGAACAAAAGAATTTTCGTAGAAAAAAGAGGAGTTTTCGATGTAGAAAGTCCAAAAATTTTTGATGAAGTAAAAGCGGTAGTTCCGTCTATCCAAAGCGTAAAAGTGTACAACGTTTACGATATTTTTGGATTAAATGATGGCGAATTCGAAAAGGTAGTAAACAGTACTTTCGTTGACCCTGTTACCGATATTTTAATCGAAGAAAATCCTGCACAGGGAACTCATTTCGCATTAGAATTTTTACCGGGACAATACGACCAGCGTGCCGATTCTGCGCAGCAATGTATCGCTTTACTCACTGGAAATGAGAAGTCTAAAGTAAGAAGTGGTAAACTTATCGAATTCGAAGGAGTTTCTGAATCTGATTTAGGTAAAATTAAAGACCTTTTAATTAATAAAGTAGAATCTCAGGAGAAAGATTTGTCAACTTTAAATATTCCTGCAGAAGAAACACCGTCAAAAGTAATTATTCACGAAGGTTTTATCAATTTTGATGATGCTCACCTTGAAGAATTCTTTAATAATCACGGTTTTGCTTTAGGTTTGGATGATTTGAAATTCATTCAGGAATATTTTAAAACCGAACAGAGAAATCCTACTGAAACTGAACTTAAAGTTTTAGACACGTATTGGAGCGACCACTGTCGTCACACAACGTTTGAAACAGAATTGTCAAATATCGAATTTGAAGGACAGTTTAAACATACATTGGAAACTATTTTCAATGATTATATCGAAAAAAGAAAATTTTTAGGACGTGAATTGAAACCAATCTCTTTAATGGATTTGGCTACAGTTTGCGGAAGATATTTTAGTAAAACCGGAAAGCTTGATAACTTGGTGGTTTCAGACGAGATTAATGCTTGTACTATTCAAATTGAAGCTGAATACGACGGTAAAAAAGAACCTTGGTATTTATTGTTTAAAAACGAAACACACAATCACCCAACAGAAATTGAACCTTTTGGTGGCGCATCTACTTGTTTAGGTGGTGCAATCAGAGACCCATTGTCTGGGCGTTCTTTCGTTTTCCAGGCGATGAGATTGACGGGTGCTGCTGATGTTTTAGAATCTGTAGATAAAACTTTGCCGGGTAAATTGCCTCAAAAAACAATCACAAAACAGGCTGCAAACGGATATTCTTCTTACGGTAACCAAATCGGATTGGCGACTACAATGGTTTCCGAAATTTACGATGAAGGCTATAAAGCAAAAAGAATGGAAGTTGGTTTCGTTGCCGGAGCAGTTCCTGTGGATTGGGTAAGACGTGAAAAGCCTGAAGCTGGTGATTCTATCATCATTTTAGGAGGTGCAACTGGTCGTGATGGTGTTGGTGGAGCGAGCGGAAGTTCGAAAGAACAGGACGAAACTTCTATTCATACGATGAGTTCTGAAGTTCAGAAAGGAAATGCGGTTGAAGAACGTAAAATCCAGAGATTATTCAGAAATCCTGAAGTAACGAGATTGATTAAAAAATCAAATGATTTCGGAGCGGGTGGAGTTTCTGTTGCAATCGGAGAAATTGCTGATTCTTTGGAAGTTAACTTGGATGTTTTACCTTTAAAATACGAAGGTTTGAACGGAACCGAGCTTGCTATTTCTGAATCTCAGGAAAGAATGGCGGTTGTGGTTGAACCAAAAGATAAAGAACAATTCATTAAATTTTGTGAAGCTGAAAACATTGTTGCTGTTGAAGTTGCAAAGGTGACAGATTCAGGAAGAATGCAGATGTTCTGGAAAGGTGATAAAATTGTTGACCTATCAAGAGAGTTTTTGGATACGAACGGTTGTTCAAAAAACCAGGAAGTTAAGATTACTCACCTTAATGAAGTAAAAGAAGAAACTCCTGCATTTAACGAAGAGAATTTCTTAAAAATATTAAGCGATAAAAATGTTGCTTCTCAAAAAGGTTTGTTAGAGATGTTTGATTCATCTATTGGTGCGACTACGGTTGCGATGCCTTTAGGTGGAAAATATCAGCAGACTTTGATGGAAGGAAGCGTTCAGACGTTGCCTATTTTAGGAGCGAAAAATATTGAAACAGTTTCTTTGGCAAGTTGGGGATTTGATGCTGAAATATCAAAGCAAAATTCATTGTTAGGAGCTTCTTATGCAGTGGTTGAAAGCGTTGCAAAAATCGTTGCGATGGGTGGTGATTATAAAAATATCAGATTCAGTTTCCAGGAATATTTTGAAAAATTAGGTCAAAATCCAGAAAAATGGGGGAAACCTTTGGCGTCTCTTTTGGGTGCTTATGATGCTCAAATTAACTTCGGTTTAGCAGCAATTGGAGGGAAAGATTCTATGAGTGGAACATACCAAGATTTGAATGTTCCGCCAACCTTGATTTCCTTCGCTTGTGCTAATGGAGAAAAGAAAAATATCATCTCTCCGGAATTTAAACAGGCAGGAAATAAATTGTATTTCTTCAATCATATTCCACAGGAAAACGGACTTCCAAACTATGATAAATTAAAAGATGTTTACGAACTTATTTTCGAAAATATCAAGGCTGGAAAAGTGGTTTCTGTGAAAACTGTTAAAGAAGGTGGAGTTGCAGTTGCTTTAGCAAAAATGAGCTTCGGAAACAGATTGGGAGCTGAGATAAATGTTGCTGACGAGAATGTTTTACTAGCTAAAAATATCGGAAGTCTAATCATCGAATCTACTGAAGAATTAAGTTCTGTTGAACTTCAATTAATAGGTGAGGTTGAAAATTCAAATATTTTGAAAATCAGTAATTTAGATTTTAATATCGAAAAATTACTTGAGGCAAATACAAAAACTTTTGAAAACCTTTTCTCAACAGTTGAAAAAGAGAAAATAGTGGTTGAGTTGGATTCAAAACTGAACTCAATTAACCCAAGAAATATTCAAATTAAAAAACACGGGATTGCTCAACCAAGAGTATTTGCTCCTGTTTTCCCGGGAACAAATTGCGAGTACGATACACTAAATGCATTCCAAAAAGAAGGTGCAATTGTCAGCAGTTTACCTTTAATCAATATCAATCATCAGTTGCTTGACGAAAGCATCGATGCGTGGGTGGAAGAAATTAAACAGTCGCAAATTTTAGCATTCTCCGGAGGGTTTTCTGCGGGTGATGAACCAGACGGTTCTGCTAAGTTTATCGTGAATGTTTTGAAGAACGAAAAGATGAGAAATGCCGTTCACGAATTGCTAGACAGAGACGGAATGATTATCGGAATCTGCAACGGTTTCCAAGCGTTGGTGAAGTCAGGATTGTTACCTTACGGAAGAATCAAAGACTTAGACGAAAATTCTCCGACGTTGGCGCACAATGCAATCAGAAGACACATTTCTCAAATGGTGAATGTGAAAGTATTGAATGACGAATCACCTTGGTTGAAAGGAATGAAAGACCAAGTTTTCACCATTCCAATTTCTCACGGTGAAGGTCGTTTTATGGCTTCAGAAGAAGAAATTCAGAAGTTATATGAGAACGGACAGATTGCTACTCAATATTTAGATTTAGATGGAAACATCGCTCACGGAATGCCGTTCAATCCAAACAACTCATTGTTCGGAATTGAAGGAATCACAAGCCCGTGTGGGAAAATCTATGGTAGAATGGGTCACCCTGAACGTTTTGCAGAAGGTTTAATGAAAAACATTCCAACTGCGAATTATCACAATATCTTTAAAAATGGTGTTGAATACTTTAAATAG
- a CDS encoding VOC family protein: MNNNIFPCLWYDGDAKESAEFYCKIFDGKITADTPMVLNIELFGQKLMLLNGGPHFEKNASVSFMVMCETEEEVQKYWAQLEDGGIVLIALDSYPWSKKYGWIRDKFGVTWQLYLGEQKGEQRIIPTLMFIHQNNGKALEAMELYTDVFPNSKIESVLKYGEGVNDENHEVPENVQHAHFQINDYSLFCMDNSYDHKFDFNEGISMVIMTENQEETDHLWNSLTADGGRESMCGWLKDKFGMSWQIVPKRLIELMSDSDQLKAQKVVQAMMKMQKIVIKDLEEAYVS; the protein is encoded by the coding sequence ATGAATAACAATATTTTCCCATGTCTTTGGTATGATGGTGATGCAAAAGAATCAGCTGAATTTTACTGCAAAATATTCGACGGAAAAATTACAGCGGATACTCCGATGGTTTTAAATATCGAACTTTTCGGACAGAAATTAATGCTTTTAAATGGCGGTCCACACTTTGAGAAAAATGCTTCTGTTTCTTTTATGGTGATGTGCGAAACGGAGGAGGAAGTTCAGAAATATTGGGCTCAGTTGGAAGATGGCGGAATCGTTTTAATAGCATTAGATTCTTATCCGTGGAGTAAAAAATATGGTTGGATTCGTGATAAATTTGGAGTAACATGGCAATTGTATTTGGGTGAACAAAAAGGAGAGCAAAGAATTATTCCGACTTTAATGTTTATTCATCAAAATAACGGGAAAGCACTGGAAGCAATGGAATTATATACAGATGTTTTCCCTAATTCAAAAATAGAAAGCGTTTTGAAATATGGAGAAGGTGTAAATGATGAAAATCACGAAGTTCCGGAAAATGTACAGCATGCCCATTTCCAGATTAATGACTATTCTTTATTTTGTATGGATAATTCTTACGATCATAAATTTGATTTTAATGAAGGAATTTCAATGGTTATAATGACAGAAAATCAGGAAGAAACAGATCATCTTTGGAATTCATTAACTGCAGATGGAGGCCGAGAAAGCATGTGCGGTTGGCTGAAAGATAAATTCGGAATGAGCTGGCAAATTGTACCTAAAAGATTAATCGAACTAATGAGTGATTCTGATCAGTTGAAAGCTCAAAAAGTAGTACAGGCGATGATGAAAATGCAGAAAATTGTAATTAAAGATTTAGAAGAAGCTTATGTTTCTTAG
- a CDS encoding DUF4097 family beta strand repeat-containing protein, which translates to MKKIYLILFALMTLSVHAQDDAEQVNSAQENSKTYKIKKSKGKLLLNLGQVTVEGYKGSEIIFSVKGEDEDEDKRAEGLQIINSLGLVDNTGLGINVNEKDGILEVNSLKKMSFPDVKILVPENIIVSFKHQSQYGGDIVFKNIQSEIEIATTYNDIKLENITGPATVKSIYGKVEAVFSQNTKGPLSIISVYGLADVTLPKSVKADLKTTTSYGEIYMSPDFKIDVEKKDGLVRQGNELTGKVNGGGTNIEVRSDYSKVYLRAK; encoded by the coding sequence ATGAAAAAGATATATTTAATCTTATTTGCTTTGATGACACTTTCTGTGCACGCACAAGATGATGCCGAGCAGGTCAACTCTGCACAGGAAAATTCTAAAACGTATAAAATCAAAAAAAGTAAAGGCAAACTACTCCTTAATTTAGGTCAGGTAACAGTGGAGGGTTATAAAGGGAGCGAAATTATTTTTTCGGTGAAAGGAGAAGATGAGGATGAAGACAAACGTGCCGAAGGACTGCAAATCATTAATTCTTTAGGGCTTGTAGATAATACAGGACTTGGAATCAACGTAAATGAAAAAGACGGCATATTGGAAGTCAATTCATTGAAGAAAATGTCTTTCCCGGACGTGAAAATCTTAGTTCCTGAAAACATTATTGTTTCATTTAAACATCAGTCACAATATGGCGGAGATATAGTTTTCAAAAATATTCAGAGTGAAATTGAAATTGCAACCACTTATAATGACATTAAGCTAGAAAATATTACAGGTCCGGCAACGGTAAAGTCTATTTACGGAAAAGTAGAAGCGGTTTTTAGTCAAAACACAAAAGGGCCTTTGTCGATTATTTCCGTGTATGGTCTTGCGGATGTTACGCTTCCTAAATCGGTAAAAGCTGATTTGAAAACCACAACTTCTTATGGTGAAATCTATATGTCTCCGGATTTTAAAATTGATGTTGAGAAGAAAGATGGTTTGGTGCGTCAAGGCAATGAACTTACTGGAAAAGTGAATGGTGGCGGTACTAATATTGAAGTTCGTTCCGATTACAGTAAAGTTTATTTAAGAGCGAAATGA
- a CDS encoding PDDEXK nuclease domain-containing protein, translated as MKEDSHLSAIDVNLLENIKSIVLKARSNAYQRINRELVLTYWEIGKEIAEAEKRNNIDYSTSRQIILKLSKLLTKEIGRGFSRSNLFNMRKFYLEYSSVQSLTGQSEVFQLSSIQLTWTHICELLIIEDKNKRSFYEKETVNSHWSIRELKRQIDSSLYERLLLSQGKSNKEKVLELSKKGQQLNKAEDILKNPYVFEFLGIPENKPLLEKDLESKLIRHIEDFLLELGKGFMFVGSQQRVTINNTHYYVDMVFYNKILQCYILIELKTTKLNIADGGQLNTYLNYYKTEVNDENDNPPIGIILCAEKDEITAEYILGGFENNLFASKYITVLPDKQKLIKEVENVMNISK; from the coding sequence ATGAAAGAAGATAGTCATTTGTCCGCCATTGATGTAAATCTGCTTGAGAACATTAAATCTATTGTTCTTAAGGCTCGGTCGAACGCTTATCAAAGAATAAATAGAGAGTTGGTTCTTACTTATTGGGAAATTGGGAAAGAAATCGCAGAAGCTGAAAAGAGAAATAATATTGATTATTCTACTTCAAGACAAATTATTCTCAAATTATCAAAATTATTGACAAAAGAAATAGGACGAGGGTTTTCTCGTTCTAATCTCTTCAATATGAGGAAGTTTTATCTGGAATACTCAAGTGTCCAGTCACTGACTGGACAGTCTGAAGTTTTTCAATTGTCATCAATACAGCTTACCTGGACGCATATTTGTGAATTATTAATTATTGAAGATAAAAATAAAAGAAGCTTTTACGAAAAAGAAACCGTTAATTCTCATTGGTCAATTCGTGAATTAAAAAGGCAAATTGACAGTTCACTTTATGAAAGACTTCTACTTTCTCAAGGTAAATCAAATAAAGAAAAAGTTTTAGAATTATCAAAAAAAGGACAACAACTCAATAAGGCTGAAGATATTCTTAAAAACCCATATGTCTTTGAATTTTTAGGAATTCCAGAGAACAAACCTTTGCTCGAAAAAGATTTGGAAAGCAAACTCATTCGTCATATCGAAGATTTCTTATTAGAATTGGGAAAAGGCTTTATGTTTGTAGGTTCGCAGCAAAGAGTTACTATTAATAATACTCACTATTATGTGGATATGGTTTTTTATAACAAAATTTTGCAGTGTTATATTTTGATTGAATTAAAGACGACAAAATTAAATATTGCAGATGGCGGACAGTTAAATACCTATCTCAATTATTACAAAACAGAAGTGAATGACGAAAATGATAATCCACCAATTGGAATTATTTTGTGTGCCGAAAAAGACGAAATTACAGCAGAATATATTTTGGGAGGGTTTGAAAACAATCTTTTTGCTTCAAAATATATTACTGTTTTGCCAGATAAACAAAAGCTAATAAAAGAAGTAGAAAATGTAATGAATATTAGTAAATAA
- a CDS encoding DoxX family protein: protein MNRIVYIKRFSLENLFFYLTLKKYSQSSVKISDICGNVKRNNIYHLTMKLLTILFVTFALALIGTKIFQGDWNLVFSGNLGMAAFMLFTGFAHFKFQKGMALMIPEFIPAKMFWVYFTGLIEIAAAIGLMIPSIRELTSILLIIFLVLVFIANIDSSRKKVNLFKADYSGPGMSYLYKERIPMQIILIAWTWFFGIYLN from the coding sequence ATGAATCGAATAGTATATATCAAGAGGTTTTCATTAGAAAACCTCTTTTTTTATTTAACTTTAAAAAAGTATTCTCAATCATCTGTGAAAATCAGTGATATCTGTGGGAATGTAAAACGCAATAACATCTATCACCTTACCATGAAATTATTAACAATTCTTTTCGTAACGTTTGCATTAGCTTTAATTGGTACAAAAATTTTCCAGGGAGATTGGAATCTTGTATTTTCAGGAAACCTCGGAATGGCAGCTTTTATGTTATTTACAGGTTTCGCTCATTTTAAATTCCAGAAAGGAATGGCGTTAATGATTCCGGAATTTATTCCGGCAAAAATGTTTTGGGTCTATTTTACAGGCTTGATCGAAATTGCTGCTGCAATTGGCTTAATGATTCCTTCAATTCGTGAATTGACTTCAATTTTATTAATCATCTTTTTGGTGTTGGTTTTCATTGCAAATATCGACTCATCAAGAAAGAAAGTCAATCTTTTTAAAGCAGATTATTCGGGTCCGGGAATGAGTTATTTGTATAAAGAAAGAATTCCTATGCAGATTATTTTAATAGCCTGGACTTGGTTTTTTGGGATTTATCTTAACTAA
- a CDS encoding HEAT repeat domain-containing protein: MKDPLKKYIQDHREEFDTLEAPEEMFDKIMSRLNEPTVSVEKTVPLFSRRKWSVAASVAVIFSVGSYFLLNQKESEKPVVAIQEKTQKAEDDFVDILSQKEGLETATIKTTKQENTSKVFVKNKSDYSQKIIETKSLAQNDNLESESNFDELKALELINNQHSASSRLRGIDLLKSFSASDEKIINILSEKALSDENTNVRLAAVEALSVHIENTEVSKNIRQIFLNQDDPIVQKELIAILTEKNPSQLNREVNAKLKELTLDPTTAVFVKDEAYAVLMRY; this comes from the coding sequence ATGAAAGATCCGCTTAAAAAATATATTCAAGACCATCGTGAGGAGTTTGATACGCTCGAAGCTCCGGAAGAAATGTTTGACAAAATAATGTCCAGACTGAACGAACCAACAGTTTCTGTAGAAAAAACCGTTCCTTTATTTTCGAGGAGAAAATGGAGTGTAGCTGCTTCTGTAGCTGTAATTTTCAGTGTTGGAAGCTATTTTTTGTTGAATCAAAAAGAAAGCGAAAAACCTGTTGTTGCTATTCAGGAAAAAACTCAAAAAGCAGAAGATGATTTTGTTGATATTTTAAGTCAAAAAGAAGGATTGGAAACTGCAACAATAAAAACTACAAAACAGGAGAATACTTCTAAGGTTTTTGTGAAAAACAAATCAGATTATTCACAGAAAATAATAGAAACTAAAAGTCTTGCTCAAAATGATAATCTTGAGAGCGAAAGTAATTTTGATGAGCTGAAAGCTTTAGAATTGATAAATAACCAGCATTCTGCAAGTTCAAGGTTACGAGGAATTGATTTATTGAAGAGTTTTTCTGCTTCCGATGAAAAAATTATCAATATTTTATCTGAAAAAGCACTTTCAGATGAAAATACAAATGTAAGATTAGCCGCTGTTGAAGCTTTATCTGTACATATTGAAAATACAGAGGTTAGTAAAAATATTCGACAGATCTTTCTCAATCAGGATGACCCTATTGTACAAAAAGAACTTATTGCGATTTTAACTGAGAAAAATCCTTCCCAACTTAACAGAGAAGTTAATGCAAAATTGAAGGAACTTACTCTGGATCCTACAACGGCGGTGTTCGTGAAAGACGAAGCCTACGCGGTTTTAATGAGATATTAA
- a CDS encoding RNA polymerase sigma factor yields the protein MKTATVNISDRELLELCGSGNNSGYSMLYQRYSKAVFNSIFRIVNDREDAEDILQEVFVKAFSEIKSLKNTDSFGGWIKRIGVNHSLTFLRKKKIYFAEIDDDRMLDINDDELEEKLALETRVEELQYAIAELPLQIKTIVNLLLFEDMSQEEVAKSLNIPHGTVRSYYHRAKKKIFEKINQKSENERSA from the coding sequence TTGAAAACAGCAACAGTAAATATCAGTGACAGAGAATTGTTGGAACTGTGCGGTTCCGGAAACAATTCTGGGTATTCTATGCTTTATCAACGGTATTCCAAAGCAGTTTTCAATTCTATTTTTCGTATTGTGAATGATAGAGAAGATGCAGAAGATATCCTTCAGGAGGTTTTTGTGAAAGCTTTTTCTGAAATAAAATCTTTAAAAAATACAGATAGTTTCGGAGGGTGGATTAAACGTATAGGTGTCAATCATTCACTTACTTTTCTTAGAAAAAAGAAAATTTATTTTGCAGAAATTGATGATGATAGAATGTTGGATATCAATGATGATGAATTGGAAGAAAAACTGGCTTTAGAAACTCGCGTAGAAGAACTTCAGTATGCTATTGCCGAGCTTCCGTTACAGATAAAAACCATTGTGAATCTTCTTCTTTTTGAAGATATGTCGCAGGAAGAAGTGGCAAAAAGTCTAAATATTCCGCATGGTACGGTACGAAGTTATTATCATCGTGCTAAAAAGAAAATTTTTGAAAAAATAAATCAAAAATCTGAAAATGAAAGATCCGCTTAA